GCAACAGGCAAAAAGAGACCGGTTAAAATGGGAATGAAGAATAGGAAATAAGTAAGGTTCCTTTTCCATTTCTTATTTTCCTGGGAGTGATCATGTCCACACTGACAATCAACACATTCTTCTTGATCATCTTCCTTAAAATATAAGTAAGATCCCATTAACGTGAATATTGCCAGTATATAGATGGCAATCTGTGAAACATATGAATATTCCATATTAATGTATTTAGATATATTCCCTGAGGCGTGTAAATGCATGAATAAAAAAGTAAGTCCAAGTAATATGAATAATCTTCCCATATAAAACACCCTCTTTAAGAAATAAACAATAAAGTTAGGCCTAAGACGGAAATAAATATATAGGCCATCAAACATAAAACAAATTTTGTTTTGAAGGTACCTAAAAGCATGATCGTATTTTTAATATCAAACATGGCCCCAAATACAAGAAAAGCAACTAGTGAAGAGGGCGAGAAGGTACTTCTAAAAGAACTTGCAACAAAGGCGTCCGCTTGGGAACACAAGGACATGACATAGGACAAAGCCATCATGACTGCATTCCCGGATAGTTTTCCTTGACCGATTTCAAGCAATAGGGATGTTTTCAAAAAGGTTTGAATGGCAGCTGCCAGCAATGCACCAATGATTAAGTATTTTCCAACAGAAAAGAATTCTTCAATCGAGTGTTTGAACATCCCCGTTATTTTGTCTTTAAAAGTAAGTTTATGGTGATGTATATGTTCGATATGTTCCTGTTTAAGCTGATTTGTCTTAAATTGAAAAGACAGGATGCATGCAATGATCAGGACGACCGCGAATGCAATTCCGCCACGATAGAAAACCATGCTCCAGCTATTACCAAACGCTATATAGGTGGAAAACAGGACGATCGGATTGAGAATGGGTGCAGAAAGCATAAAGGCAATGGCCGCTGAAAGAGGAACCCCTTTAGCGATCAAACGGCGGGTAATCGGGACGATCCCGCACTCGCAGGCAAGAAAAAAGACTCCTGCACCTATTGCGGATAGAACAGATAAGATCGGATTTTTCGGAATGATTTTTGCAATCATCTCTTCTGACACAAACATTTGGATAATTCCAGATATAAGGACTCCCAGTAAAATGAAGGGAAGGGATTCAATTAGGATACTAATAAAAATTGTATTCATTTGCAAAAGAGCCTGAACGTTCATCATAAACCACCTTCCATATTGCTGACTTAACTATATTAGGTTCGTAATAGATGGAAGTCAATTTATTATTACTGGGGGAATATGCGGGAAGTTGAATGGGTAAGGAAATTATGGAAATTGAACTATGGGATATTGAGGGGACTTGAATAATCGAATGTATAAGTTTGGCAGAAATTAAGTATTACTTCAATTTAAGCCGTGTTCCTTTTAAGGCTATGGCTGTCATTAGCTATATTCATAATACTTTCATACACGACTCTTGATATGGATTTCGGGATGCTTACGGACAAAGTA
The DNA window shown above is from Peribacillus sp. FSL P2-0133 and carries:
- a CDS encoding permease; translated protein: MNVQALLQMNTIFISILIESLPFILLGVLISGIIQMFVSEEMIAKIIPKNPILSVLSAIGAGVFFLACECGIVPITRRLIAKGVPLSAAIAFMLSAPILNPIVLFSTYIAFGNSWSMVFYRGGIAFAVVLIIACILSFQFKTNQLKQEHIEHIHHHKLTFKDKITGMFKHSIEEFFSVGKYLIIGALLAAAIQTFLKTSLLLEIGQGKLSGNAVMMALSYVMSLCSQADAFVASSFRSTFSPSSLVAFLVFGAMFDIKNTIMLLGTFKTKFVLCLMAYIFISVLGLTLLFIS